A DNA window from Caretta caretta isolate rCarCar2 chromosome 7, rCarCar1.hap1, whole genome shotgun sequence contains the following coding sequences:
- the BANF1 gene encoding barrier-to-autointegration factor isoform X2, protein MSSTSQKHRDFVAEPMGEKPVGTLAGIGDVLGKKLADKGFDKAYVVLGQFLVLKKDEELFREWLKDTCGANAKQSRDCSGCLREWCDAFL, encoded by the exons ATGTCGTCCACCTCCCAGAAGCACCGGGACTTTGTGGCTGAGCCCATGGGGGAGAAGCCCGTGGGAACTCTGGCCGGAATTGGGGATGTTCTTGGAAAGAAGCTGGCGGATAAaggctttgacaag GCATATGTGGTACTTGGACAATTCCTGGTTCTGAAGAAAGATGAAGAACTCTTCCGGGAATGGCTGAAAGACACGTGTGGAGCCAACGCCAAGCAATCCAGAGACTGTTCTGGCTGCCTGCGGGAGTGGTGCGACGCCTTCTTGTGA